A stretch of DNA from Staphylococcus equorum:
TTCTTTAAAAATGAAAGGCATTAGTGACATGACTGATTATTTTGTAGTTTGTCATGGTAATAACGAAAAACAAGTTCAAGCTATAGCTCGTTCGGTAAAAGATGCAGCAAGCGAAGCTGAAATCGAAGTAAAACGAATGGAAGGCTTTAATGATGCCAGATGGATTCTTATTGATCTATCTAATGTAGTTGTTCACGTATTCCATAAAGATGAACGTGATTACTATAATATTGAGAAATTATATCGTGATGCGCCTCTTGAGAGTTATAGACAGGTTGTTTATTAATTATGGTGCAATATGAAGAAATGAGCTTGTTCTATGATCAACTAACGTTAGATCAACCCTATGAATCATGGTTAGAAATTGTAAACCATTTTGCTGAAAATAGGACGTCTATATTAGATATTGGTTGTGGCACAGGCAGCTTAACATCATTGCTAACAGACTTTGACCAAATCACAGGTATGGATTTAAGTGTTGATATGCTTTCAATAGCAACTCAGAAATCTAACAAAGTGAATTGGATAGAAGGTGATATGACTGAATTTGAATTGAATCAGAAATTTGATGTAATTACGATTTTTTGTGATTCTTTAAATTATTTACCTGAAAAAGATAATGTCTTCACCACATTTAGTCATGTTTTTAACCATTTAGAAACAGAAGGTGTGTTTATGTTTGATGTTCATACACCTTTTAAAATGAATACATTATTTAATAACCAAAGTTATATCGATGAATCTGAAAAGGTTTTTCTTGCTTGGGAAGCTGTACAAGGCGAGGAACCACTGAGCGTTTGGCATGATATGTCATTCTTTATTAAACAAGACGACAATCAATATGCAAGGTTCGATGAATCTCATTATCAACGCACATACGCAGAAGCAGATTATATTGAAATGCTTAATAATGTAGGGTTTAGCCAAATTACTACGTTTGTCGATTTTGATATTAAGAATAATAGTCATGAAGGACATCGATTGTTTTTCATTGTCAAAAAATAAAAGTAAAATCACTCCTTTATACGTGTATAGTATAAAGGAGTGATTTTTTATTGCTAGATCAGTGGAACAATCTAAAAGAAATCATTTGTAAATACAAAGCAGTAGCTATAGCAATTTTAATTATCGTGGTCATTTTAATCGCTTGGTTGCTACAAAGTACTTTTACAAATGAAAATGATCATAAAATAGTAAATTCGAATGATGATATTACCACAAATACAGAAACACAACTAGAAACCAATGCAAAGCATACAAAAAATAGTACTGAACAAGCTAAAAAGATTAAAACAGAAGATATTTTTGTGGACATCAAAGGTGCTGTGAAGCATCCTGATATTTATATGATGAAATCTTCTGATAGAATTAAGCAACTTTTAGATAGAGCAATCGTTACTGAGGATGCTGATTTGTCAAAAATAAATTTAGCTGAAAAGTTGGTGGATCAAAAGTTGATTTATATTCCAAAGAAAGAGGAAACGATAAATTCAAATCAACAAATCAATGAAACTAATACCACAAATAAAAATGTAAGTTCAAATTCAACAAAAGTTACTGACAATAGCGCTAATCAGGAAAAAATAAATATTAACACTGCTTCAGAACCAGAGCTATTAACAGTTCCTGGCATCGGTCCTTCAAAAGCTAAATCTATTTTAGAATATAGAGAGCAAAATGGTGCTTTTGAATCTATCGAACAATTAACAGAAGTTAAAGGAATTGGAGCAAAGACGCTTGAAAAATTAGGCTCATATTTTACAACATAGATTTTTATTGCAATATAACTCAATACAAATTAACCTATAGTTACTCATAAAATAAATAATTACTATTAACGGAGGTATAACATCATGGATCGCATTAAATGGGAAGAATACTTTATGGCTCAAAGTCATTTATTGGCGTTACGTTCCACTTGTCAACGTTTATCTGTTGGCGCAACAATTGTTAAAGATAATAGAATCATTGCTGGTGGTTACAATGGCTCAGTTTCGGGCGAAGTTCATTGTATTGATGAGGATTGTTTGTTAGAGGATGGTCATTGTATACGTACAATACATGCTGAAATGAATGCATTACTACAATGTGCCAAACAAGGGGTGTCAACAGACGGAGCAACGATATATGTCACACATTTCCCTTGCCTAAATTGTACGAAATCAATCATCCAAGCTGGTATTCAAACAATTTATTACGCTGAAGACTATCACAATCATTCATATGCATTAAAGTTACTAGACCAATCAGGTATCGATTATAAAAAAATAGCATTTAATCAAGAGCATGTAGCACAATACCTTACCAATAAATAGGCACTGATTTACTATGCAATTGCTTATTTAGTTGGTCTTTTATGGCTACATGTTAAATTATTATCGATATTTTTATGTGGTATCTTAATTTTTTTAGTGATACTTAAAAGGTTAAAGTGGTTCCAAATTTTATTTGTTTTAATCATACCATTCATTAGTTATATGATGTTTCAGAGTAATTTAATAAGTGAGAATAAAGCACGTGCAGCCTACTTAAATCAAAATATCGAAGTAGGTGCACAATTTGTGACTAAACCTATTCTGGAACATCAAAAGCTACA
This window harbors:
- the rsfS gene encoding ribosome silencing factor is translated as MNSDQLLNIAVEATENKKAEDIISLKMKGISDMTDYFVVCHGNNEKQVQAIARSVKDAASEAEIEVKRMEGFNDARWILIDLSNVVVHVFHKDERDYYNIEKLYRDAPLESYRQVVY
- a CDS encoding class I SAM-dependent DNA methyltransferase codes for the protein MVQYEEMSLFYDQLTLDQPYESWLEIVNHFAENRTSILDIGCGTGSLTSLLTDFDQITGMDLSVDMLSIATQKSNKVNWIEGDMTEFELNQKFDVITIFCDSLNYLPEKDNVFTTFSHVFNHLETEGVFMFDVHTPFKMNTLFNNQSYIDESEKVFLAWEAVQGEEPLSVWHDMSFFIKQDDNQYARFDESHYQRTYAEADYIEMLNNVGFSQITTFVDFDIKNNSHEGHRLFFIVKK
- a CDS encoding helix-hairpin-helix domain-containing protein, producing the protein MLDQWNNLKEIICKYKAVAIAILIIVVILIAWLLQSTFTNENDHKIVNSNDDITTNTETQLETNAKHTKNSTEQAKKIKTEDIFVDIKGAVKHPDIYMMKSSDRIKQLLDRAIVTEDADLSKINLAEKLVDQKLIYIPKKEETINSNQQINETNTTNKNVSSNSTKVTDNSANQEKININTASEPELLTVPGIGPSKAKSILEYREQNGAFESIEQLTEVKGIGAKTLEKLGSYFTT
- a CDS encoding ComE operon protein 2, with protein sequence MDRIKWEEYFMAQSHLLALRSTCQRLSVGATIVKDNRIIAGGYNGSVSGEVHCIDEDCLLEDGHCIRTIHAEMNALLQCAKQGVSTDGATIYVTHFPCLNCTKSIIQAGIQTIYYAEDYHNHSYALKLLDQSGIDYKKIAFNQEHVAQYLTNK